AAGCATTTTTAGAAAAACACAGGGATTACGAGCTGGATCATTCATTAACAGACCGTTTGCCGGAGCCTGCAAAACCATTTGCAGCTGATGGACAGCTTCAAATATTGCCGCACTATTTCGGCACGGACGGATTTTATATAGCAAGCTTAAGAAAGAAGGTGTAAAAATGGAAGAAGTAAAACGAACTAAAAAAGCAGTCATCAAAGATCAAGTAAAACCTTCCATTTATTCTCTTGAACTCGGAGAATTGCAAGACTGGTTAACAGAAAAAGGCGAAAAGCCGTTCAGGGCTGCACAAATTTTTGACTGGCTTTATATAAAAAGAGCATCCTCTTTTGAGGAAATGTCAAATCTATCCAAAGCGCTGAGAGGCAAGCTTGATGAGCATTTTGTTTTAACAACACTTAAAACAATCATTCAGCAAACTTCAAATGACGGCACAATGAAGTTTTTATTTGAACTTCATGACGGTTATTCAATTGAAACCGTATTGATGCGCCATGAATATGGAAATTCCGTTTGTGTAACTACACAAGTGGGCTGCCGGATTGGCTGTACGTTCTGTGCGTCTACACTCGGCGGATTAAAACGCAACTTAGAAGCAGGAGAAATCGTTGCTCAGGTCGTAAAAGTACAAAAGGCACTTGATGAGCTGGGAGAACGTGTGAGTCATGTGGTTATCATGGGAATTGGCGAACCATTTGATAATTATGATGAAATGATGGGATTTCTTAAAATCATAAATCATGATGATGGATTAAATATTGGAGCCCGCCATATTACTGTTTCAACGAGCGGGATCATTCCAAAAATCTATAAATTTGCAGATGAACACCTGCAAATTAACTTTGCCGTTTCTCTGCATGCACCAAACACGGAGCTGAGAAGCCGTTTAATGCCAATCAACAAAGCGTATAAGCTTCCTGAGCTTATGGAAGCCATTGAGTATTATGTGAATAAAACAGGCCGACGTGTAAGCTTTGAATATGGTTTATTCGGAGGAGTAAATGATCAGGTAGAGCACGCTGAAGAGCTCGCGAAGCTTATTAAGCATCTCAAATGTCATGTGAACTTAATTCCGGTCAACTATGTGCCTGAACGAGACTATGTCAGAACTCCAAGAGAACAGATTGATCTGTTTGAGAAGACATTGAAAAAACGCGGCATAAATGTAACGACCAGACGAGAGCAGGGGCATGACATTGATGCAGCATGCGGTCAGCTTAGAGCGAAGGAGCGCAAAGAAGAGACGAGGTGACTTCATGGAAACCGTTATTGTAACAGACAGGGGAAAAGTAAGGCAGCATAATGAAGACAGTGTTGGCGTCTTTAAAAATGAAGACGGAGATGTGCTGGCAGTTGTTGCAGATGGTATGGGGGGTCACTTAGCAGGGGATGTTGCAAGTCAAATGACGATTGCAACTCTGAAGGAAATGTGGGAATCAGCTTCCCGCATTTCTTCTCCTGACCTTGCTGTAAATTGGCTTAAAGAGCATATCGAAAAAGTTAACTCTATTTTACTTGAACATGCATTGACGCATCCCGATTGCAAAGGCATGGGTACAACGGTTGTTGCAGCTATATGCACCGAAAGCTTTGCTACAATCGGCCATATCGGCGACAGCAGGGGATATTTATGCAATACTGACGGTTTTAAACAAATTACAGAGGATCATTCACTTGTAAATGAACTCGTGCGTTCAGGACAGATTTCAAAGGAAGATGCAGAACATCATCCGAGAAAAAATGTTCTTGTCAGGGCTTTAGGTACTGAAGAACACGTTGAACTGGATCTGACATCCATTTGTCTGGAGGAATCTGATATCCTGCTTTTATGTTCAGATGGACTATCCAACAAAGTTGGCGAGAGTGAAATGAAGCAGACATTAACCTCTCTCGGGTCACTGAACGAGATTGCATTGTCTTTGGTCAATCAGGCAAATGATAATGGGGGAGAGGATAATATTTCACTCGTCATCGTCAAACAGCCGTCTGAAATCAAAGAGGGTGATCAGACGTGTTAATTGGCAAGCGATTAAGCGGCAGGTATAAAATTCTTCGGGTTATTGGCGGCGGAGGAATGGCGAACGTATATTTGGCGCGGGATATGATTTTAGATCGCGATGTTGCAATGAAAGTCCTAAGATTTGATTTTTCAAATGACGATGAGTTTATTAAGCGATTCAGACGTGAGGCACAATCAGCAACAAGTCTTGCACATCCGAATATTGTCAGTATTTTTGATGTTGGGGAAGAAGACGGCATCTACTATATCGTCATGGAATACGTTGAAGGCAATACGTTAAAACAATACATACAGCAATATGCACCGCTGCATCCCAGAGAAGCCTTAAATATAATGGAGCAGATTGTATCAGCAATCGCACACGCCCATGAAAATCATATCGTTCATCGTGATATTAAGCCGCATAACATTTTGATCGATCCGCATGGAAATGTGAAGGTAACTGATTTTGGCATCGCAATGGCATTAAGCTCCACAACGATTACCCAGACAAACTCTGTGCTCGGGTCAGTACATTATTTATCGCCTGAGCAGGCCCGCGGAGGAATGGCGAATAAAAAATCAGATATTTATTCCCTGGGGATTGTTCTTTTTGAGCTGCTGACTGGCAGACTGCCTTTTGACGGAGAATCTGCCATTTCAATTGCGCTGAAACATCTGCAGTCTGAAACACCTTCAGCTAAACGGTGGAATGCTACGATTCCGCAGAGTGTTGAGAATATTATTTTAAAAGCAATGGCAAAGGATACCTTTCACAGATATGAATCCGCTGAAGAAATGGAAGAAGATATTACATCTGCGCTTAAACCAGAGCGTCTAAATGAAGAGAAATTCGTTATTCCTGAAGATAATGAAGCAACAAAAGCGATTCCAATCATCACGGATTCAAATATGTATGAAAAAACCGATGACACCCTTGTGCGCCCGCAAGAGAATATTGGTAAAGAAGCATCAAATAAGCCCATAAAAGAAGCAAATAAAAAAGGCAAAAAAGAGAAAAAGAAAAAAAGCAAAGCCGGCAAGATCATACTGACAATCTTTCTTCTGCTATTGGTCGCAAGTGTGGCCGCGGTAACGATTATCCCTCCGCTGCTTATGCCAAAGGACGTTGAGGTACCTGATTTAACGGGAATAAAATATGAAGAAGCAGTTGAACAGCTGATTGCAGATGGGTTTGTTGTGGATGACCCAATTCATATAGAAGATGAAGAAATTCAGGAAGGCTTTGTTGTTAAAACAAAACCGGAAGCGGGCAAAACGGTAAAAGAAGGAGATACAATCATCATTTATGAAAGCTCAGGCAAAGAGAAGGTGGAGCTGGATGACTATGTTAACCGTGATATTAACCGTGTCCGTGATCTTCTTGTAAGAAAAGGGTTTACAAATATTAAAGTGGAAGAAGAATTTAATGAAGCAGCTGCGGGAACGATTTTAGAACAGGACCCCGAACCTGGAGTGGAGGTTATTCCAGGAGAAGATGAACTGGTCTTAACGGTAAGCAAAGGACCTGAGGAGTTTGAGCTTCAGGATTTAACAGGTTATTCAGAGGAAGCTTTAAATGCTTATATTGAAGAAAACGATCTGGAATTGGTCAGGAAAGATGTTTATTCAGACACAGTCAGCAAAGGAGAAGTCATCTCTCAATCTCCTGGACCATCTGAAAAAGTACTCCCTGGAGATACGCTTGAAGCGACAATATCGCTTGGTCCGGAACCAATGCCAATTCAAAAAGTGAAGAAAACGATTGAAATTCCTTATCCGCCAGAGCTTGCAGGACAGCCAGCCGAGGTTAGTATTAACATAGATGATGCAGAGCATTCTATTTCAGATGTGTATGATAAGTTTACGACCACTGAAACCACTACGCGTGAAATAGAATTTTCAATTGCTCCTGATGAGAAAGCTTTTTATCAGGTAATCATCGACAATAGGGTAGTGAAATCTGAAATTATTCCATACCCTGAGTAATTGTCTGCAGTAATCAAGGAGGAAATGTATGCCTAAAGGCAAAATTATTAAAGCGTTAAGCGGATTCTATTATTGTCTTGACGGAGAGCGGACGATCCAGTGCCGCGGCCGCGGTGTTTTCCGTAAAAACAAAGTAACACCGCTCGTTGGAGACGAAGTCATTTACGATTATGAAAATGAACGTGAAGGCACTATTCAGGAGGTACTGGACCGGAAAAACGAGCTTGTTCGTCCTCCGATTGCAAATGTCGATCAGGCCATCCTTGTTTTTTCTGCTGTTGAGCCTGATTTCAGCACGGTGCTTCTTGACCGCTTTTTAGTCCTTATTGAATCGAATGATATTGAGCCGATTATTTGCATCAGCAAAACGGATCTAATTGAAGACGAAAAACAGAAGAATGAAATTTTAGCCTATGCGGATGATTACCGCAAAATGGGATATGAAGTGAGACTGACTTCTACACTTGAGGCTGATGGCATCGCCGAACTGCTGCCATTGTTAAATGACCGCATCTCTGTATTTGCCGGACAGTCCGGTGTTGGAAAATCATCTCTTTTAAATGTGCTGCGCCCTGAACTTGCCCTTAAAACCAGTGACATCTCCTCTCACTTGGGACGCGGAAAGCATACGACAAGACATGTAGAGCTTATTCCAGTCGGTTCCGGATTAGTGGCAGATACGCCAGGCTTTAGTTCACTGGAATTCATGAATATTGAAGCAGAAGATCTGTCTTATTGTTTTCCGGAAATGAGAGAAAGAAGCGATCAATGCAAATTCAGAGCCTGTACACATGTGTCAGAACCAAAATGCGCGGTTAAGACAGCAGTGGAAAATGGGGAAATCCCGAAATACCGGTATGACCATTATTTGAGCTTTATTGAAGAAATTAAGGATAGAAAGCCGAGGTACTAACCATGATTAAAATTGCACCATCGATTCTTTCAGCTGATTTTTCCCGCCTTGGAGCAGAAATTGAAGATGTTGAAAGAGGGGGAGCGGATTATATTCATGTCGATGTGATGGATGGGCATTTTGTACCTAACATCACAATCGGTCCTCTGATTGTCGACGCAATCAGACCGGTGACAAAGCTCCCTTTAGATGTTCATTTAATGATTGAGAATCCTGACGCTTTCATTGGTACATTTGCTAAAATGGGAGCGGATATCATTTCTGTTCACGCAGAAGCATGTCCTCATTTACACCGGACCATTCAGCTTATTAAGTCTGAAGGTGTAAAAGCAGGGGTTGTACTTAATCCCCATACACCGGCAGATGTCATTAAGCATGTTCTCGATGACCTTGATCTGGTTCTTCTTATGACAGTGAACCCCGGGTTCGGCGGCCAATCTTTTATTCATTCTGTCCTGCCGAAAATTACGGAAGTAGCAAAAATGGTGAAGGAACGCGGGCTGCAGACGGAGATTGAAGTAGATGGCGGAGTAAATGCAGAAACAGCTATGCTTTGTATAGAAGCAGGAGCAAATGTGCTGGTAGCAGGTTCAGCCATATACAATCAGCCTGACCGCATGAAAGCGATACGTGAAATAAGAAACGCTTAAGAACCGCTTTTGCGGTTCTTTTTTTAAGAATTCAATCGATAAAAAAATAAATCATAATAATATTATGTAAATTAGAAACAAGCAAGGATGAATGAAATGAAATCAATTTACATTGTTGCAGGCGGACCGAAAAAGTATATACCATCCTTAACCAGATATGATGCGGATCCTGTTATCTGGATTGGTGTCGACAGGGGAGTTATCTACCTCCAGGAAGCAGGCATTGCACCTGCCAGAGCATTTGGCGACTTTGATTCTATTACAGATCAAGAACGTGAGAATTTATCAAAATCGTCTCTCCATATAGACTTATTTCCCTCAGAAAAAGATCAAACTGATACGGAGATTGCTTTAGAATGGGCAATTTTACGGGAACCTGATGAAATTCTTCTTTTTGGTTCAACCGGGGGAAGACTCGATCATTTTCTTGCCAATACGCAGCTGCTTGCAAAGTACCCGGATGCACCGATTAAGATCATTGATCATACGAATGAAATTACAGTGCACCTGCCAGGCACTTATAAGGTCGTGAGAGAAAGCAGTCATCCGTATATTTCGTTTCTTCCTGTAAGCGGGGAAGTAAAAGGCATAACCCTTGAGGGCTTCAAATATCATCTGTCAAATTGTCATATTAAGCTTGGCTCTACATTATGTATTAGTAATGAACTTATTCTTTCGTTCGGTACTTTTTCATTTGAGCAAGGCATATTAATGATGGTAAGAAGTACTGATGAATAACTTCTGGAGCGTTTTTTAAACTATGATGTTTAAAAAAATAATCGGGGCTGCACTGCTTCGCATACGATGAAGAATGGAGAAAATCAGATCCGCTGAATCTTTCATCATCATTTTGAACGAATGGCTGAGGAGGGAAAGTATGAAATTTTATACGATCAAATTACCGAAGTTTTTAGGTGGCATCGTTCGGGCGATGCTGGGCTCGTTTAAAAAAGATTAAGAGCAGAAGCAAAGCGCCCTGGTCATTCAGGTAAAATAGAAAATGGCCTAAGAAGGCGCTTTTTGCCTTTTTAGGTCATTTTGGAATCTTTAAGAATATAAAAAAAGCACCGCCTTTTAGCAGTGCTTTTTTCATATGTTTTAAATCCCGTCCTGAATTCGTTCAAAAATCTATAGAAATGAACGGGTCAAAAGCTTAAAGCTTTTGATTAAACACGCTCAACTTTACCAGATTTTAAAGCTCGAGCAGATACATATACGCGTTTTGGTTTGCCGTCAACTAAGATACGTACTTTTTGAAGGTTAGCACCCCAAGTACGTTTTGAAGCGTTCATTGCGTGAGAACGTGCGTTTCCAGAACGTGTTTTTTTACCAGTGATTACGCATTTACGTGCCATCGTATTCCCTCCTAACTGCAAAAAACCTTTCCAATTCAAACATACTAATCTTGTTTGTCATGAGATACTTTAATAATTTATCACAACTCCTTTCGGAATGCAATAGTTCTTGCTTTTGCTTTCAAGAATTTTTCCTTGACATACATGGATATTTCAGGCTGAATTATACTATAGGGTAAGATTACCCGTGGCAGCGCTTTAGAATCACTTTTAAAAATCTCTTGTATATAGTAAAATAGCTTTAGCCTATGCGAACAATACCAAAGGGGGAACAATCATGTCCATTGAGATGAAAACAAAGTACGGACAAATTGACATATCCAACGAAGTCATTGCAACGGTTGCAGGCGGTGCAGCAATTGACTGTTATGGCATTGTCGGAATGGCATCAAAAAATCAGATCAAAGACGGCATCACTGAGATCTTAAGAAAAGAAAATTTCAGCCGCGGAGTTATTGTCCGTCAGGAAGAAGATCATATCAATATTGATATGTACATTATCGTCAGCTACGGAACTAAAATCTCTGAAGTGGCTCATAATGTTCAAACGAAAGTAAAGTACACACTGGATAAAACAGTTGGACTAGCTGTTGATTCAGTCAATATTTTTGTTCAGAGTGTTCGTGTAACGAACCCGTAGTAAGGAGGAAAAAGTCCGTGTCAATTACAACTTTAGATGGAAAACGTTTTGCGGAAATGATTTTGCAGGGAGCAGGTCACCTGTCAAACAATGCAAAATACGTTGATGCATTAAACGTTTTTCCTGTTCCGGATGGAGATACTGGAACAAATATGAACCTTTCGATGACCTCAGGTGCAAAAGAGGTTAAAAATAATGTTTCTGAACACATTGGAAAGGTCGGTGCAGCACTCTCAAAAGGCCTTTTAATGGGAGCGCGCGGGAATTCGGGTGTTATACTGTCCCAGCTGTTCAGAGGCTTCTCAAAAGCGATCGAATCAAAAAGCGCGATTACAAGCGCTGATTTTGCAAATGCGCTTCAGGCTGGTGTCAACACTGCTTATAAAGCGGTTATGAAACCCGTTGAAGGTACGATTTTAACAGTTGCCAAAGATTCTGCCAAAAAAGCGGTTGATACAATTGAAGCTGATTCATCTATTTCAATTGATCAATTAATGGAAGCGATTTTAACAGAAGCTAAAGCATCTTTAGATAGAACGCCGGATTTATTGCCTGTACTTAAAGAGGTCGGAGTAGTCGACAGCGGCGGACAGGGTCTTGTATTTGTATATGAAGGTTTTCTTGCTGAGCTGAGAGGCGAAAAAGTGTCAAATATTAAGGTTACTGCTTCGATGACTGATCTTGTGAGTGCTGAACATCATAAAAGTGTAGCTTCCCACATCAATACTGAAGACATTGAATTTGGCTACTGTACAGAATTCATGGTGCGGTTTGAAGATGACAAAGACGCTTTTACTGAGGAAACGTTCAGACAGGATTTAAGCGAGCATGGTGATTCTTTATTAGTCATTGCTGATGATGAAATCGTTAAAGTACATATTCACGCAGAATATCCTGGACAGGTTTTAACATATGCCCAGCGTTATGGAAGCCTGATCAACATGAAAATTGAAAACATGCGCCAGCAGCATACAAGCTTGCTTGATAACGTCCCGTCTATGCCTGCGGCTGAACCTGTTTCCAAAAAGAAAGAAAAACAAAAATACGGGATCGTTGCCGTGACAATGGGGAAAGGCATTGCTGATCTTTTCAGAAGCATCGGCTCACATTCTGTCATTGAAGGCGGACAAACGATGAACCCAAGCACAGAGGATATTGTTCAGGCCATTAAAGATGTTCATGCAGAGAATGTCATTATCCTGCCTAACAATTCAAACATTGTCATGGCTGCTCAGCAGGCGGCATCTGTTGTTGATGATCACGTAATCGTTATTCCTTCAAAAACAGTGCCTCAAGGAATGGCAGCAATGCTTGCCTTCAATCCTTCAGCATCTGCTGAAGACAATGAAGAAATCATGAAGGACGCTCTGGGCTCTGTCAAGACAGGTCAAATTACGTACGCTGTCCGCGATACGAATATTGACGGTCTTGATATTGAAAAGGGCGATTTTATGGGAATCGCAAATGGCAAAATTGTATCAAAGGACACAAACCAATTAGCCTCTGCGAAAAAACTTCTTGAAACCATGATTTCTGAAGATGATGAAATTCTAACAATTCTTCAAGGTGAAGATGCTGCTGATGATGAATTGCAGAAATTGGTGCAATTCATCGAAGAAAAATATACAGAAATAGAAGTAGAAGTTCATAAAGGTGAACAGCCTTTATATTCTTACATCTTTTCAATTGAATAGTACAATAAAAGTAGAAGGGGTTCCCCCTTCTATTTCTTATGTAAGCTGAAATTTCATAAGCTTTCCTTATCTTTCTTTTTTCCAGTATGATTACGTTTTCGCAATGGGTCATTTTCTGGTAAACTGAGATTTGCAGGGGAGTTTTAGATTTTGTCAGTAACTTTTTTCAAAGCTTAGGGGGATTTTATGAAATATAGAAGTGTATTTGATATCATTGGACCCATTATGATCGGTCCGTCAAGCTCGCATACAGCGGGGGCTGCAAGAATCGGGAGAGTGGCACGGAGCCTGTTTGGAAGAGAGCCGAAGTGGGCGGCTATTTCGTTTTACGGCTCGTTTGCCAAAACCTTTAAAGGACATGGCACAGATGTAGCCATTATCGGCGGATTGCTTGATTTTGACACATTTGATGAAAGAATAAAAACATCTTTAGAGATTGCAGATCAAAAAGGAATGAAAGTAACCTTCACTGAAGAAGAAGCCATAACCGATCATCCGAATACAGCACGTGTCATCATTGGCGACGATCAAGGCCAGCTGGAGCTTGTGGGTATCTCGATCGGCGGCGGCAAAATTGAAATTACTGAACTGAACGGATTTGAATTAAAATTATCAGGAAATCATCCTGCCATATTAGTTGTACACAATGACCGTTTTGGCGCCATTGCAGCTGTAGCTAATGTTCTGGCGAAATATGCGATTAATATCGGCCATATGAATGTAGCACGAAAGGAAAAAGGCAAGCTTGCTTTAATGACAATTGAAGTAGATCAAAACATTGATACTGCTGTACTGGATGAACTTAAAACACTGCCGAATATTCTTCAAGTAACGAAAATAGCAGATTAAGCTGAAAGAAGCAGTGATGTGACTGGGGGAAAGAATATGTTTCGAAATGTAGCAGAACTAATCGAACTTGCAGAAAGCAAGGGCGTTAAAATAGCAGAAATTATGATTCAGCAGGAAATGGAAATGACCGGAAGAACACGCGAACAAATTTTGTCCATGATGGATCAGAATTTAACGGTGATGGAACAAGCTGTTGAAAAGGGACTTGCCGGGGTGAAATCTCATTCAGGGCTGACTGGCGGGGACGCTGTTCTTATGCAGGCCTATATCCAAAAGGGTAAATTCCTTTCTGGAGAAATTATTTTGGATGCCGTCAGTAAAGCGGTTGCAACCAACGAAGTAAATGCTGCTATGGGAACAATCTGCGCAACTCCTACTGCAGGATCAGCGGGCGTTGTTCCAGGTACTCTTTTTGCTGTAAAAGCTAAGTTAAATCCAAGCAGAGAACAAATGATTGATTTTTTATTTACGTCTGGTGCTTTTGGATTTGTTGTTGCAAATAATGCATCTATTTCTGGAGCTGCAGGGGGCTGTCAGGCTGAAGTCGGATCTGCTTCAGGCATGGCTGCAGCTGCCATAACGGAAATGGCAGGCGGCACACCTAGTCAGGCCGCAGAGGCAATGGCTATTACTCTGAAAAATATGCTCGGACTAGTTTGTGATCCGGTAGCCGGTTTAGTAGAAGTTCCGTGCGTAAAAAGAAATGCTATGGGTGCAGCAAATGCAATGATCGCTGCTGACATGGCTTTAGCAGGCATTACGAGCCGCATACCATGTGATGAAGTAATCGATGCGATGTTCCGCATTGGTCAATCCATGCCGACTGCCCTTAAAGAAACAGCGCAGGGAGGACTCGCGGCAACTCCAACCGGCCGTGAACTCGAGGCGAAAATTTTTGGGATCCCGCTTGATGAACGCGGACAATAATCTCTTGCAGCCTGTCGGTGCCGTAAAGGGGATAGGGGCGGAGTCTGAAGAGATCTTAAATGGAATGGGCATTTATACAGTAAAAGACTTAATTGAATATTTGCCATATCGTTATGAAGATTATCGCCTGAAGGACTTAGCGGAAGTACAGCATGATGAACGAGTGACAGTCGAGGGGAAGGTTCATAGTGAACCTTCTCTTGCCTTTTTCGGCAAAAAGAAATCAAGGCTGACTGTTCGGGTTCTCGTTGGAAGATATTTAATCAGCGCCGTATTTTTTAACCGCCCATATTACAAAAAGAAGCTGGAGCTGCAGTCCACGATTACCATTTCAGGGAAATGGGACAAACACCGGCAGACGATTTCCGTCAGCGAAATTGTATTTGGTCCTCAGGCAAAACAGCATGAAATAGAACCGGTGTACTCTGTTAAAGAAAAGATAACAGTCAAAACGATGAGAAAGTTCATTAATCAGGCATTGAGTCAATACGCTTCTGGCATAACGGATATGATTCCTGAGCAGCTGATGTCTGCCTATCGTCTGCCGCCAAAAAAAGAGGCAATTTTTACGATGCATCATCCACTGAAGCATGAGGATTTAAAGCATGCAAGAAGATATTTTGTCTATGAAGAATTCCTACTATTCCAACTGAAAATGCAGGCTCTGCGAAAATTTCAGCGGGAGCAGTCGCATGGAATTATCCATCAGTACGATCCATTGCAATTAGAAGGATTTACGGAATCACTTCCATTTCCGCTAACAAATGCTCAACAAAGGGTTGTCAGTGAAATTTTAACCGACATGAAGTCAAATTACCGCATGAATCGCCTTCTTCAGGGAGATGTAGGCTCAGGTAAAACAGTAGTTGCGGCCATTGCCATGTATGCCGCTCATTTATCCGGATATCAAGCTGCCCTGATGGTTCCGACGGAAATTTTGGCAGAACAGCATGCAGAATCACTTGCTCAAACCTTCAGCAGCTTCCCTGTCACTGTCGCCTTGCTGACTAGTTCAGTGAAAGGGAAAAAAAGAAGAGAATTGCTGAAGAGAGTTGCAGATGGTGAGATCCAATTTATAGTCGGAACACACGCCCTGATTCAGCAGGATGTCCATTTTGCAAAGCTTGGACTTGTTATTACAGATGAACAGCATCGCTTTGGTGTTGAGCAGAGAAAAGTGCTTCGGGCTAAAGGAGAAAATCCGGATGTCCTGTTTATGACAGCTACTCCAATTCCAAGAACGCTTGCCATCACGGCATTTGGCGAAATGGATGTCTCTGTGATCGACGAACTTCCGGCTGGCCGAAAACAAATTGAAACGTATTGGGTGAAGCACGAAATGCTGGACCGCATTCTTCGTTTTATTCATAAAGAGCTTCAGGCTGGAAGACAGGCTTATGTTATCTGTCCCCTTATCGAAGAGTCGGATAAGCTTGATGTTCAGAATGCAATCGATGTTCACAGCACCCTCGTTCATTTTTACAAAGACAAATGGAATGTAGGACTGATGCATGGCAGACTGACAAGTGCTGAAAAAGATGAAGTGATGAGAGAGTTCAGTGAAAACCGGGTTCAAATTTTGGTTTCGACAACGGTTGTTGAAGTAGGAGTCAATGTACCTAACGCGACTGTTATGATGATTTATGATGCAGAGCGCTTCGGACTTTCACAGCTCCATCAATTAAGAGGACGAGTAGGAAGAGGAAGTTCACAGTCATACTGTATCCTGCTTGCTGATCCGAAATCAGAAACCGGCAAAGAACGCATGCGGGTTATGACAGAAACAGCGGATGGCTTTGAGCTGTCAGAGAAAGATCTTGAACTTAGGGGCCCG
The window above is part of the Metabacillus dongyingensis genome. Proteins encoded here:
- the sdaAA gene encoding L-serine ammonia-lyase, iron-sulfur-dependent, subunit alpha → MFRNVAELIELAESKGVKIAEIMIQQEMEMTGRTREQILSMMDQNLTVMEQAVEKGLAGVKSHSGLTGGDAVLMQAYIQKGKFLSGEIILDAVSKAVATNEVNAAMGTICATPTAGSAGVVPGTLFAVKAKLNPSREQMIDFLFTSGAFGFVVANNASISGAAGGCQAEVGSASGMAAAAITEMAGGTPSQAAEAMAITLKNMLGLVCDPVAGLVEVPCVKRNAMGAANAMIAADMALAGITSRIPCDEVIDAMFRIGQSMPTALKETAQGGLAATPTGRELEAKIFGIPLDERGQ
- a CDS encoding DAK2 domain-containing protein, translated to MSITTLDGKRFAEMILQGAGHLSNNAKYVDALNVFPVPDGDTGTNMNLSMTSGAKEVKNNVSEHIGKVGAALSKGLLMGARGNSGVILSQLFRGFSKAIESKSAITSADFANALQAGVNTAYKAVMKPVEGTILTVAKDSAKKAVDTIEADSSISIDQLMEAILTEAKASLDRTPDLLPVLKEVGVVDSGGQGLVFVYEGFLAELRGEKVSNIKVTASMTDLVSAEHHKSVASHINTEDIEFGYCTEFMVRFEDDKDAFTEETFRQDLSEHGDSLLVIADDEIVKVHIHAEYPGQVLTYAQRYGSLINMKIENMRQQHTSLLDNVPSMPAAEPVSKKKEKQKYGIVAVTMGKGIADLFRSIGSHSVIEGGQTMNPSTEDIVQAIKDVHAENVIILPNNSNIVMAAQQAASVVDDHVIVIPSKTVPQGMAAMLAFNPSASAEDNEEIMKDALGSVKTGQITYAVRDTNIDGLDIEKGDFMGIANGKIVSKDTNQLASAKKLLETMISEDDEILTILQGEDAADDELQKLVQFIEEKYTEIEVEVHKGEQPLYSYIFSIE
- the recG gene encoding ATP-dependent DNA helicase RecG, translated to MNADNNLLQPVGAVKGIGAESEEILNGMGIYTVKDLIEYLPYRYEDYRLKDLAEVQHDERVTVEGKVHSEPSLAFFGKKKSRLTVRVLVGRYLISAVFFNRPYYKKKLELQSTITISGKWDKHRQTISVSEIVFGPQAKQHEIEPVYSVKEKITVKTMRKFINQALSQYASGITDMIPEQLMSAYRLPPKKEAIFTMHHPLKHEDLKHARRYFVYEEFLLFQLKMQALRKFQREQSHGIIHQYDPLQLEGFTESLPFPLTNAQQRVVSEILTDMKSNYRMNRLLQGDVGSGKTVVAAIAMYAAHLSGYQAALMVPTEILAEQHAESLAQTFSSFPVTVALLTSSVKGKKRRELLKRVADGEIQFIVGTHALIQQDVHFAKLGLVITDEQHRFGVEQRKVLRAKGENPDVLFMTATPIPRTLAITAFGEMDVSVIDELPAGRKQIETYWVKHEMLDRILRFIHKELQAGRQAYVICPLIEESDKLDVQNAIDVHSTLVHFYKDKWNVGLMHGRLTSAEKDEVMREFSENRVQILVSTTVVEVGVNVPNATVMMIYDAERFGLSQLHQLRGRVGRGSSQSYCILLADPKSETGKERMRVMTETADGFELSEKDLELRGPGDFFGRKQSGMPEFKVADMVHDYRALETARSDAAKLVQSEAFWQSNDYRELREYLEKTGVVDGDKLD
- the sdaAB gene encoding L-serine ammonia-lyase, iron-sulfur-dependent subunit beta; this encodes MKYRSVFDIIGPIMIGPSSSHTAGAARIGRVARSLFGREPKWAAISFYGSFAKTFKGHGTDVAIIGGLLDFDTFDERIKTSLEIADQKGMKVTFTEEEAITDHPNTARVIIGDDQGQLELVGISIGGGKIEITELNGFELKLSGNHPAILVVHNDRFGAIAAVANVLAKYAINIGHMNVARKEKGKLALMTIEVDQNIDTAVLDELKTLPNILQVTKIAD